DNA from Triticum aestivum cultivar Chinese Spring chromosome 7D, IWGSC CS RefSeq v2.1, whole genome shotgun sequence:
ATCATCAAATTTGGCATCGAGCCACTGAAAGAAGATCTAACTGAGCATGTGTGTGCGGTTAAAGTGATCAACAATGTTGGAATGTAATATTTGAACTGCTGCTGCATTTAAGcatttgaaattttcttgtttatgTATGCGGCTGTTTGAATGTGCCCTCCCGAATGTATGCTCATAGCTTTGGATGGCCGGCTCCCAAATACGTGTCTGCGGACTGCCCTCCCTCGACTTTGGAGATGGCCTAACACGTGGTACTTTATACACGTAGGATGAGTGTGTGTGTGAATGTGAGCGTCTGCGTAGTTTTCATCGGTTTCAATAGAAGACCAAAGACCTGACGCGACAGGTCCGTGAGGAAAACTCAAAAGAGAAACACAACCCTCCAAATAGCAGTAGCCATCGACTCATAGCTATTTCTCACCCTCTACGAGTATCAGTGTCTGTCGGCACAGAGCGAGGCTAGAATGAAACCGACTCAGACATCCAAATAGGTAGCGAACGTCAGGCTGCGGGTCCAGACGACGTGGTCCTGCGGCACCAAGTGGCACACTGGCACCTTGCCGGGTTGCACCTTGAGCACCTCGAACGCGACGTGCCTCGGGTTCCAGCCGGCCGTGTCGGCGTGGCACACCGCGACTGCCTCCACCGCCGTGCCATCCTCGCCGACCATCGACAATGTGTTGGCCCTCGTCGCCTGCGTCAGGTGGCACGCGAACACGGCGTACGCGTACGGCTCCGCGTGGCAGACCACGAGCTGGTCGTCGCCGGCGCGCTTCACGCCGGTCAGGGTGTACTCCTGCCTCGGCGTTCCCTCCATACCGACGACGGTGGACACGGCCCTCACGTTGCTGGTCCCGAGGCTGGACGTGGTGAAGTCCACCATCGACTCTAGCGACGTGGCGCACCACCTCTTCTCGCCCTCGGCCGCCGGCGCCTCGCAGACGTGCAGCGTCCgcgccatctccgccgcctcctgggAGTCCGGCTTCACGGAGAAGCGGCTGAGGATCTGAGGGACCTCGCCGAAGGAGAACGGGATGGCGTCGGCCTCGCTTCGCGGTAGAAACCTCTCTCCGGCACCCGAGGTGGCCATGAAATGGAGGACCTTGGTCAGCTTCTCTCATGGACACCCTTTTATCTAGCCATTTATTTCTGCATCGCGATTTGTGcaagtatttttttcttttttgtttctcccatatagtttaacatatgaacttcaaacttttcaggacaacaaaacattcttactagAATGTGAGAAAAAACTTTGAGAATTTTTCGTGCATCATAAATACTAAAAATAAGATTTTTTAATTAAAAAATCTCATCTTCTATATTTTTCTTgaacaaaaaaatctgaaagattTATCTCACATTGTTCTAAGAATGTTTTGTTGTCCTGGAAAGTTTCAAGTTCATTTATTGTtttgttttgaaaaaaacaaaaaacaaaaagtttTCATGTAGTAAGTTAGTTGTGTAGCACGGATCTCAAAGCAACTTTGGATGGTGAGGA
Protein-coding regions in this window:
- the LOC123171484 gene encoding BURP domain-containing protein 3-like is translated as MATSGAGERFLPRSEADAIPFSFGEVPQILSRFSVKPDSQEAAEMARTLHVCEAPAAEGEKRWCATSLESMVDFTTSSLGTSNVRAVSTVVGMEGTPRQEYTLTGVKRAGDDQLVVCHAEPYAYAVFACHLTQATRANTLSMVGEDGTAVEAVAVCHADTAGWNPRHVAFEVLKVQPGKVPVCHLVPQDHVVWTRSLTFATYLDV